GACGATCGCGCCCGGCTTTATATCCATAGGGCCGATAATCGAGGAGATGGCGGTTGTAACGGTGAGTATTATATCCGCATCCTGTATGGCGTCTTTGGCATATTTGTAAATTTTAACTTCCGCAGTGCAGTTATCCCCCACCTCTTCCGCAAATTTTTCGAGGCGCGCTTCATTTCGCGCCACGAGGTTGAGCCGTCTGACCTTGCCGGACAGAACTTTCGTACAGATAGAGCCGATATCGCCTGTCGCACCGACGACGGCCAGCGTAGAAGCGCCGAGATCCTTCTCCATACAGTAAGCGGCTTTTGTTATTCCGTCTATGGCAAGTGACGCCGTATAGGTATTGCCGTTGGTAACTGCAATATCGACTCTCTTTGAGATCGCCTCGCCTTCATTACCTATAACCGAAGTGAATCCGCCTAGCGTCACGATCTTCGCGCCTAGCCGCCCGGCCCGCCTCACGGCTTGTTCTATCCTGTTAAGGACAAATCCCTCATCCAGCGCCACCATATCTTCCGGGAGCAGCGGGCATATTATTGTATGGCAGTCGATGAGGGAACCCTTGGCCGACCTTATATTACGGACACTGCTCAGCCGGTATGGCGGAACATTTTTCAAAAATTCCTTCACGCGGAACTTCGGCATCTTCCTGGCAATAAGGCCGAATGGCCCGAGCATCTTATAGAGATGTTCAAAATCTATCGGGTGTCCTATGAAACCGAGTCCGTTGATCATGATTGAATAGCCCCTATCACCATGCTCGAATTTACCCCGGTGGGAGTGAAGGCGTTTACAAGCACTTTTTCCGCCTCTGATTCCCGTGAAACATTCGGAACATAATCGAGGTCACAGCGCCTGTCCTTAACTTCATAATTGACCGTCGGGGGGACGAAACCCTTGGTGATCGCGCCCACCGATGCGGCGACGCTCATGGCGCCTGATACGCTGAAGGTGTCACCCGTCATGGATTTGATGGCGCTAACCGGGATATCTTTGGCGCGTGCGCCGAATACCCTGTTTATCGCCGTCGTCTCCATAGCGTCGCAATCGAGCGTCGAATTGGCAGATGCCGCTATATAATCTATATCCTCAGCCGGTACTTTGGCGTCTTCGAGCGCGAGCCCTATCGCAGCCGAGGCGCCCTTCGCCCCGGGGCTATATATATTCCTGCTATCCGGGTCGAAACTGGTGCCGTAACCCAGTATCTCGGCATAGATATTTGCCGATCGCTTAGTGGCATGGCCGAGTTCCTCGAGGATCAGGACGCACGCCCCTTCGCCGAGGACGATACCGTTCCTC
The genomic region above belongs to Candidatus Omnitrophota bacterium and contains:
- a CDS encoding shikimate dehydrogenase, which encodes MINGLGFIGHPIDFEHLYKMLGPFGLIARKMPKFRVKEFLKNVPPYRLSSVRNIRSAKGSLIDCHTIICPLLPEDMVALDEGFVLNRIEQAVRRAGRLGAKIVTLGGFTSVIGNEGEAISKRVDIAVTNGNTYTASLAIDGITKAAYCMEKDLGASTLAVVGATGDIGSICTKVLSGKVRRLNLVARNEARLEKFAEEVGDNCTAEVKIYKYAKDAIQDADIILTVTTAISSIIGPMDIKPGAIVCDVAIPANIAKDVASTRDDVFVFEGGLAKLPYQHEITDRTFNELMPAGSIYGCLAEGVVLAFEGKFENYSIGRGAITEEKISEIAKIAKKHGLQLADFFCGYRFYSEEDIEAIKSNAKRRILSGKFVKG